The following DNA comes from Frankia casuarinae.
GAAGATTCATGCTCGGCAGCCTAGGCTGATTCCGTGACAGCCTCCGCATCCGTCGACGTTGACCTCGGCGGCCGGAGGCCCGGTAGCCGACCCATGGAGCGCCTTTTCGATGAGCCGTCGCATCGCGAACATCACCCTGGACAACATCGACGATCTCCCTCTACCCTGCCGCCGCTGCGTCTTCTGGGAGCTCGATCCGGTGGCCCGGAGCCGCGCGGAGGAGGCCGGCGGCACCGACCTCGAGAAGGAGGCGTGGGTTTCCCTGGCTCTCCTGGAATGGGGAAGTTGCGGAAAGATCGCCTATATCGACAACGTCCCGGCCGGATTCGTGATGTTCGCTCCGCCGGCCTACGTGCCTCGATCGGTGGCCTTTCCCACCAGCCCGGTCTCACCGGACGCGGTGCTGCTCATGACAGCGTCGATCGTCAATGAGTTCACCGGACAGGGGCTGGGGCGGATCCTCGTCCAGTCCGTCGCCAAGGACGTCATCCGCCGCGGCTTCAAGGCGGTGGAAGCGTTCGGTGACCTCCAGAACTCGGGTACCCGCTGCATCCTGCCCGCCGACTATCTCCTCGCGGTCGGTTTCAAGACGGTCCGGCCCCATCATCGATGGCCGCGGCTGCGGCTAGAGGTGAAGAACGCGGTGAGCTGGCGAGAGGACGTCGAGGTCGCCCTGGAACGTCTGCTGGGATCGATGACGCCGGAGGGCATGCTGCGCAAGGTCAGCCAGGCCGGCAATCTGGCCTGAGCACGGCGATCTGCCCTGAGCACGGCGATCTGCCCTGAGCACGGCGATCTGGCCTGAGCACGGCGATCTGCCCTGAGCACGGCGATCTGGCCTGAGCACGGCGATCTGCCCTGAGCACGGCGATGGCCCGGCACTCGGCGGGCAATCGGCAGACATGCGCGCGGCCACCCGGGGGAGTCCGGCACAGCCCTGGGACCGCGCGATCCGCGTCCGGCTCAAGAAGCCCAGAGAGCCCCGAGCGAACCCCGAGCCGGACGCCTAGTCCAACAAGCCGTCGACCGAGGCCGACGGCGACATCACGGCGACGATCCGCTCCAGATCCTCGATCGAGGCGAACTCGACCGTGATCTTCCCCTTACTGCGGCCCATGTCCACCTTCACGCGGGTCTCGAAGCGATCCGAGAGGCGGTCGGCGAGCCTCACCAGGGCCGGTGAGGCGGCCCCTGGTGCCCGCGACGCCCGCTTACGCGGGGCCTCGTCGTCCAGTGCCACGATCTCCTCGACGGCCCGCACCGAGAGACCTTCCGCGACGATGCGGGTGGCGAGCCGGTCCTGGGCGTCCGGATCCTGTAGCGAGAGCAGCGCGCGGGCATGACCCGCCGACAGCACGCCGGCCGCCACCCGCCTTTGTACCGCGGGCGAGAGCCCGAGCAGCCGGATCATGTTGGTGACATGCGACCGGGACCGCCCGAGCCGACTGGCCAGTTCCTCGTGCGTCGCCCCGAAGTCGCGGAGCAGCTGTTCGTACGCCGCAGCCTCCTCCAGCGGGTTGAGCTGCTGGCGGTGGAGGTTCTCCAGCAGCGCGTCGCGCAGCATGGCGTCGTCCGCGGTCTCCCGCACGATGGCGGGAATCCGGGGAAGCTTGGCGATCTTCGATGCACGCCACCGGCGTTCACCCATGACGAGCTCGTAGCGCTCGGGGGCCACCTCGCGTACCACGATCGGCTGGAGCAGCCCGACCTCGCGGAGGCTCGCCGCCAGCTCTTCGAGGGCGTCCTCATCGAAGTGAGTCCT
Coding sequences within:
- a CDS encoding GNAT family N-acetyltransferase; translation: MSRRIANITLDNIDDLPLPCRRCVFWELDPVARSRAEEAGGTDLEKEAWVSLALLEWGSCGKIAYIDNVPAGFVMFAPPAYVPRSVAFPTSPVSPDAVLLMTASIVNEFTGQGLGRILVQSVAKDVIRRGFKAVEAFGDLQNSGTRCILPADYLLAVGFKTVRPHHRWPRLRLEVKNAVSWREDVEVALERLLGSMTPEGMLRKVSQAGNLA
- a CDS encoding ParB/RepB/Spo0J family partition protein; protein product: MSARRSGLGRGLGALIPVAPPPLDGQAGTASADYADYADYASGYGGRGTNRGSGDGTGPLPVHGATFREIPVESVSPNPRQPRTHFDEDALEELAASLREVGLLQPIVVREVAPERYELVMGERRWRASKIAKLPRIPAIVRETADDAMLRDALLENLHRQQLNPLEEAAAYEQLLRDFGATHEELASRLGRSRSHVTNMIRLLGLSPAVQRRVAAGVLSAGHARALLSLQDPDAQDRLATRIVAEGLSVRAVEEIVALDDEAPRKRASRAPGAASPALVRLADRLSDRFETRVKVDMGRSKGKITVEFASIEDLERIVAVMSPSASVDGLLD